GGGGGAACAGGTATCGGGCTTTCTATCGTAAAGAACATTATAGATGCCCATCAAGGTAAAATTTCTGTTACGAGTAAAGAAGGGAAAGGCACTATCTTTACAATAGTTTTTCCAAGCAGAACCTGTCCAAAAAGAACTTTTACCTGGTGTGTTAATTAATGCTTGAGGGTATTAAGTAGTATACCCTGGGGATTATGTGAACATTAAAGCCAAATGCGCAACACCTATTGCAGGTTGTTGCGCATTCTGTTAATTCGCAAAACAAAACACATAAAACAGATAGGAATAATAAAATATTTCTCTTGCTAGACAATAATGTATCCCGTATAATAACTTTATAAGAATAAAACCTATAGGAATGCTAAACATTACGGGAGGAGAGAGGGAAGTGAAAAATTACGGAAGAATAATTGGGATTGCTTTAACCTTGGCTTTAGCTGGAGGTTTGGCAGTGGGATGCGCATCTCAAGGCAAAGAAAGCAAAGCTAATCAACCGATTAAAGTCAGAACTGCTTTTTTTCCAAATATTACCCATTCCCAGGCCCTAGTAGGTAAGGCAGAAGGAAAGTTTCAGCAGGCTTTTGGTAACTCAGCCACCATTGAATGGAAGGCCTTTAACGCGGGGCCGGCTGAGATTGAAGCACTTTTTGCAGGGGAAGTTGATATTGGATATATAGGACCGGGACCTGCTATCAATGGCTACGTTAAGTCTAAGGGAGACTTGCAAATTATTGCTGGGGCTACTGATGGGGGTGCAATTTTAGTATCTCGGAAAGATTTAGTGATTAAAAATATTAAAGAGTTGAGCGGTAAAAAAATAGCTGTACCCCAATTTGGCAATACCCAGGATCTATCGTTGAGAAATCTACTGCAGCAAAACGGGTTACAAGATATAACTAAAGGGGGAACGGTAGAAATCAGGCAGGCTGAAAATCCCGACATTAAAACCCTACTAGATCGAGGAGAAATTGATGCTGCTCTGGTGCCGGAACCATGGGGGACTCGCTTAATTAAAGAAGTGGGCGCTAATGTAGTATTGGATTATAATCAAGTTTGGCGCAATGGTAAATATACAACAGCGGTGGTTATTGCTAGAAAAGATTTTATTAAACAACATCCTGATCTTGTGGAAAAATTCTTAAAAACCCATGTGGAATTGACTGAGTATATCAACAAAAATCCTGAAAAGGCTAAAGTGGCAGTGAATGCCCAGATCGATGAATTAACTCAGAAACCCCTAGCTCAAGAAGTACTAGATCAGGCTTTTAATCGTTTAACCGTTACCAATAATCCTGAAGCCGAATCTGTTTATGACTTTGCCAATTTGTCCTTTGCTGCTGGTTTTGTCAAAGAAAAGCCTGAGCTAAAAGATCTGTTTAATCTAGAAATTTTAAACAAAGTTTTAAAGGAAAAAGGACTACAGGAAATTAGATAGCTTTCCTCATTATAGGGTCCGGTTTTTTTAAAATACAATTCCTAGTAAACAGATAATAAAAGTAATAATAATTTAATATAAGCTGTTAAGGGGGGCTAAGTGGTGGGCATTAAAATTGAACATGTAAGTAAACGGTTTATTTCTAAACATAGTCAGACCCATACCTTGGATAACATCAACCTTGAAGTTAAGAGGGGGGAATTTTTATGTATCGTTGGTCCTTCTGGTTGTGGTAAATCAACTCTTTTGAATATTATTGCGGGACTGGAAAAAGCGTCGGAGGGCCTTGTTTTGTTAGATGGCAAAGAAGTTAAGGGAGCTGGTCCGGATCGAGCCGTTATGTTTCAAGAGTCAGCACTGTTTCCCTGGCTGAATGTAATCGATAATGTTGAGTTTGGCATGAAAATGGCGGGGATTCCAAAGGCAGAAATGAGGGCAAAAGCTTTAAAGTATTTGAAAATGGTGCACTTGACAAAGTTTCAAAATTCTTTTGTCCATGAGCTTTCCGGAGGAATGAAGCAGCGGGTAGCTTTAGCCAGGGCTTTAACCTTGGACTCAAGAGTACTTTTGATGGATGAACCCTTTGCTGCTTTAGACAGCCAGACAAAGAACATTTTGCAAGTGGAGCTCCAGCAAATATGGATGGAAACGGAGAAAACCATTATTTTTATAACCCATAACGTTGAAGAAGCTGTAATGCTGGCAGATAGAGTTGTTGTAATGTCTGCTAATCCGGGACGGGTGAAAAAGGAATTTCCGATCCAGCTTGCTCGCCCTAGACAAATAGAAAATTTGGATTTGGCCTATGTTGTGGCTGATGTGATGAAAGAACTGAAGGCGGAGGTGGAAAAGGTTGCAAAGGCTGAATTTGACAGCGACTGGAATCTGCAAAAAGATGTTGTTTTACATAATATTGATAATAATTTGGGAGCTGGTCTATAGAATTGGAGTGGATTGGTTAGGAATTTGGAAACCGTATATATTTCCATCTCCATTTTCCGTAATTGACACTCTCATTAGACTAATAGCTGATAATACTTTAGGAGTTGCCGTATTGGCCAGCGTTAAAAGGATTCTGCTAGGTTATACCATTTCTGTTCTCATTGGTGTATCGATAGGACTTGTCATTGTCAGGTTTAAGTACCTTGCTGAGAATCTTAGTGCCCTTATTCTAGGCTTACAGACTTTACCAAGCATTTGTTGGCTTCCCTTTGCCATCTTATGGTATGGGCTAAATGAGAGTGCCATTATCTTTGTTATAACCGTCGGTTCAACCTTTGCCATTTCCATGGCCGTAGAATCGGGAATAAAAAATGTCAACCCTCTTTATTTAAGAGCAGCGAAGACTATGGGAGCCAGTGGGTTCAAGGCTTATTGGAATGTCATTATTCCCGCTAGCCTGCCCAGTGTTATCTCCGGTCTAAAACAAGGATGGTCTTTTGCATGGCGGGCTTTAATGGCTGGGGAAATGCTATCAGCCACCAAAGGTTTGGGCCAGGTGCTAATGGTAGGTCGGGATTTGGCAGATATCAGCCAGGTAATGGCAGTCATGGTTGTGATTATTGTGCTCGGGTTACTAATTGATAAGCTTATTTTTGAAAGAATTGAAACAAATATCAGGTATCGCTGGGGTTTAGACAGAAGTTGATTATGTCAGGAGGAAAGATGATGAAAATTAGTGTTAATGGAAAAGACACTTTTTTGGAAAAGGAAATTACTGTGGCCGAAATGCTGGAAACTTTGAATGTTGAAATGAAGCAATATGTCACAGTCCAGATTAATGATGTGTTTATTGACCGAGAGGACTTCGAAAAAATAACCGTACGGGAAAGCGATATTGTTGAGTTTCTCTACTTCATGGGAGGCGGAGCTTATGACATTCACCAATGACCAATTGGAGAGATATTCCAGACATATTATTTTAAGTGAAGTCGGACCAAAAGGGCAAAAGAAGCTTTTGGATTCGAAAGTACTTATAATCGGAACTGGTGGCTTGGGTGCTCCGGCAGCCATGTTTCTGGCAGCTGCAGGAATCGGAACTATTGGCTTGGTTGACTTTGATGCTGTAGAGTTATCCAATTTGCAACGGCAGATTATTCATCAAACAAAAGACATTGGAAAGCCCAAAATAATTTCCGGAAAAGAAACAATTAATGAGCTGAATCCTGATGTTGATGTTGTAACATATCAAGTATGGGTTAGTGCCAGCAACATCACGGATATTATTAAAGACAAAGACTATGACTTTATCATTGATGGAACTGATAACTTTCCGGCTAAATTTCTCATCAATGATGCCTGCGTCCTAAACCAGAAACCCTTTTCCCATGCAGGAATTATTCGATTTGCGGGACAGACCATGACTTATGTTCCAGGTCAGGGACCATGTTATCGCTGTGTTTTTAAAAATCCTCCTCCTCCTGATGCCGTACCTACTTGTAAGCAGGCAGGAGTTTTGGGTGTAATGGGAGGCATTATCGGTACTATCCAGGCGACGGAAGCT
This genomic window from Bacillota bacterium LX-D contains:
- a CDS encoding aliphatic sulfonate ABC transporter substrate-binding protein yields the protein MLNITGGEREVKNYGRIIGIALTLALAGGLAVGCASQGKESKANQPIKVRTAFFPNITHSQALVGKAEGKFQQAFGNSATIEWKAFNAGPAEIEALFAGEVDIGYIGPGPAINGYVKSKGDLQIIAGATDGGAILVSRKDLVIKNIKELSGKKIAVPQFGNTQDLSLRNLLQQNGLQDITKGGTVEIRQAENPDIKTLLDRGEIDAALVPEPWGTRLIKEVGANVVLDYNQVWRNGKYTTAVVIARKDFIKQHPDLVEKFLKTHVELTEYINKNPEKAKVAVNAQIDELTQKPLAQEVLDQAFNRLTVTNNPEAESVYDFANLSFAAGFVKEKPELKDLFNLEILNKVLKEKGLQEIR
- a CDS encoding ABC transporter ATP-binding protein, which gives rise to MGIKIEHVSKRFISKHSQTHTLDNINLEVKRGEFLCIVGPSGCGKSTLLNIIAGLEKASEGLVLLDGKEVKGAGPDRAVMFQESALFPWLNVIDNVEFGMKMAGIPKAEMRAKALKYLKMVHLTKFQNSFVHELSGGMKQRVALARALTLDSRVLLMDEPFAALDSQTKNILQVELQQIWMETEKTIIFITHNVEEAVMLADRVVVMSANPGRVKKEFPIQLARPRQIENLDLAYVVADVMKELKAEVEKVAKAEFDSDWNLQKDVVLHNIDNNLGAGL
- a CDS encoding ABC transporter permease; this encodes MLFYIILIIIWELVYRIGVDWLGIWKPYIFPSPFSVIDTLIRLIADNTLGVAVLASVKRILLGYTISVLIGVSIGLVIVRFKYLAENLSALILGLQTLPSICWLPFAILWYGLNESAIIFVITVGSTFAISMAVESGIKNVNPLYLRAAKTMGASGFKAYWNVIIPASLPSVISGLKQGWSFAWRALMAGEMLSATKGLGQVLMVGRDLADISQVMAVMVVIIVLGLLIDKLIFERIETNIRYRWGLDRS
- the thiS gene encoding sulfur carrier protein ThiS, coding for MKISVNGKDTFLEKEITVAEMLETLNVEMKQYVTVQINDVFIDREDFEKITVRESDIVEFLYFMGGGAYDIHQ
- the moeB gene encoding molybdopterin-synthase adenylyltransferase MoeB translates to MTFTNDQLERYSRHIILSEVGPKGQKKLLDSKVLIIGTGGLGAPAAMFLAAAGIGTIGLVDFDAVELSNLQRQIIHQTKDIGKPKIISGKETINELNPDVDVVTYQVWVSASNITDIIKDKDYDFIIDGTDNFPAKFLINDACVLNQKPFSHAGIIRFAGQTMTYVPGQGPCYRCVFKNPPPPDAVPTCKQAGVLGVMGGIIGTIQATEAIKYILGVGELLTGQLLFYDALDMDFRKIKLAINKNCQICGENPTIKELIDYEQAVCELKKVRD